In the genome of Leeuwenhoekiella sp. MAR_2009_132, one region contains:
- the ppk1 gene encoding polyphosphate kinase 1, translating into MDSELADNLKHRDLNWLSFNARVLQEAQDKRFNPLFERMKFLAIYSSNLDEYFRVRVSQLRQIKRVEKSIRKKLALRPNKTVKEIIAKVKEQQEVFGSIFNDEIKPELAANNIVLIASEDYTPIQKKVANIWYVSHLKNTIKPILFDPVKDKEIFLENQNLYFCVTFSDSKKIGFIKIPTDINDRFIELGKHKGIYYITFLDDIIRHEITSIFNSESIDGVFEIKLSRDAELYIDDELEGILAERIYKSLEQRQEGQPTRLLYDASMPKPIAKKLRKLLKLGKIDMMPGGRYHNFNDFFKFPDPTENADLHYDKKPVIKLKALEKATDYFEAIRAKDHLLHFPFMSFGYVERFVEQAASDDAVTHIKISLYRVADESVLTTSLLKAIENGKQVTIFIEAKARFDEENNITWGRKFEEKGARVIYSYPRIKVHSKILMVIRTEDNKAKRYAYIGTGNFNGETSKIYCDHGLFTANNKITKELSRVFEVLEGKLIIPRNKHLLISPFTTRRTFEKLIHSEIEAAQAGKTAKITAKMNSLEDKDMIELLYKASQAGVQIRLIVRGFTSLIPGVKGLSENIFITSIIDRYLEHGRIYLFHNNGDEQMYIGSADWMTRNLDRRIEVLTPIYDKELFTELKDIFTLQLNDNCKARIQDVNEQNLYVERVEGEPQIRSQYAIYDYLKNKN; encoded by the coding sequence ATGGATTCAGAACTAGCTGACAACTTAAAACATAGAGATTTAAACTGGCTCAGCTTTAATGCTCGCGTATTACAGGAAGCACAGGATAAACGTTTTAATCCGCTGTTTGAACGTATGAAGTTTTTAGCTATTTATTCTTCAAATCTTGATGAATACTTTAGAGTACGCGTGAGTCAACTACGGCAAATTAAACGTGTTGAAAAAAGTATCAGAAAAAAATTAGCACTTAGACCTAACAAAACAGTTAAAGAGATAATTGCTAAGGTTAAAGAACAGCAAGAAGTTTTTGGATCTATTTTTAATGATGAGATTAAACCGGAGCTTGCTGCAAATAATATTGTTCTTATTGCTTCAGAAGACTACACTCCTATTCAGAAAAAGGTTGCAAATATCTGGTATGTATCCCATTTAAAGAATACGATTAAACCCATACTCTTTGATCCCGTTAAAGACAAAGAGATTTTTCTTGAAAATCAAAACCTCTATTTCTGTGTTACTTTTTCAGACTCTAAAAAAATAGGTTTTATAAAAATTCCTACAGACATTAACGATCGTTTTATTGAATTAGGCAAACATAAAGGTATCTACTACATTACCTTTCTAGATGATATTATAAGACATGAAATTACATCAATATTTAATTCAGAATCAATAGACGGTGTTTTTGAAATTAAGCTTTCACGAGATGCAGAGCTTTATATAGATGATGAATTAGAAGGGATACTGGCAGAACGCATTTATAAATCTCTAGAGCAGCGACAAGAAGGGCAACCTACACGCCTGCTTTACGACGCGAGTATGCCAAAACCAATTGCTAAAAAACTTCGGAAACTTTTGAAGCTGGGGAAAATAGATATGATGCCGGGAGGTCGTTATCATAATTTTAATGACTTCTTTAAATTTCCAGATCCAACTGAAAATGCTGATTTACATTATGATAAAAAGCCTGTAATTAAGCTAAAGGCTTTAGAAAAGGCTACAGATTATTTTGAAGCTATACGCGCTAAAGATCATTTGCTTCATTTCCCATTCATGAGCTTTGGCTACGTAGAACGCTTTGTAGAACAGGCTGCCTCAGACGACGCAGTTACGCATATCAAAATCTCTCTTTATAGGGTTGCAGATGAGTCTGTTCTTACCACATCTCTACTTAAAGCTATTGAAAACGGAAAACAGGTTACCATATTTATAGAGGCAAAAGCACGTTTTGACGAAGAAAACAACATTACCTGGGGTCGAAAATTTGAGGAAAAAGGAGCACGAGTAATTTATAGCTACCCACGAATAAAGGTGCATTCTAAAATTTTAATGGTAATTAGAACAGAAGATAATAAAGCTAAACGGTACGCCTATATAGGCACAGGAAACTTTAATGGTGAAACTTCTAAGATTTACTGCGATCACGGTTTATTTACCGCTAACAATAAAATCACTAAAGAGTTAAGTAGGGTTTTTGAAGTTCTTGAAGGAAAATTAATAATCCCAAGGAATAAGCATTTACTTATATCTCCATTTACCACAAGACGCACTTTTGAAAAATTAATTCATTCAGAAATTGAAGCAGCTCAAGCCGGAAAAACGGCAAAAATAACTGCTAAGATGAATAGTCTTGAGGATAAAGATATGATAGAGTTATTATACAAGGCCAGTCAGGCAGGTGTGCAGATACGACTTATCGTAAGAGGATTTACCAGTTTAATTCCCGGAGTAAAAGGTTTAAGTGAAAATATATTTATCACTTCCATTATAGACCGGTATCTCGAGCACGGTCGTATATATCTATTTCACAATAATGGTGATGAACAAATGTATATAGGCTCTGCAGACTGGATGACGCGTAACCTTGATCGAAGAATAGAAGTACTTACCCCTATCTACGATAAAGAACTATTTACTGAATTAAAAGATATTTTTACATTACAGTTAAATGATAATTGTAAAGCGAGAATACAGGACGTAAACGAGCAGAATCTATATGTAGAGCGCGTAGAAGGTGAGCCTCAAATACGTTCTCAATATGCAATTTATGATTACTTAAAAAATAAAAACTAA
- a CDS encoding substrate-binding domain-containing protein, which translates to MNTLKVGGVPEHFNLPIHLCIEEGLFADAGIAVEWVEYAGGTGAMNAALRAGDIDVAIILTEGVVKDIAAGNPSRIIQNYVSSSLIWGVHVADGSKFKTIDDLKDTRPAISRFGSGSHVMAFIQAKQLGWESSAINCVVVNNLDTAAECLTKGDADYFMWEHFTTKPLVDSGVFRRVSDFPTPWSSFVIAATTDAIKTKKNTLEVFLEVLNNKTVLFKEIPEIEELLAKRYNQKLEDIKVWISKTNWSQSQIETNELENVQVHLKGLNMIDKEQDVNFYLTIN; encoded by the coding sequence ATGAATACCTTAAAAGTGGGTGGCGTTCCAGAACATTTTAATTTACCTATACATCTATGTATTGAAGAGGGTCTGTTTGCAGATGCCGGGATAGCTGTTGAGTGGGTTGAATATGCCGGTGGTACAGGCGCAATGAATGCTGCACTACGAGCAGGTGACATTGATGTTGCAATTATACTTACCGAAGGTGTCGTTAAAGATATCGCTGCAGGTAATCCTTCAAGAATTATTCAAAACTATGTTTCTAGTTCCTTAATTTGGGGAGTTCATGTTGCTGATGGAAGTAAATTTAAGACTATAGATGATTTAAAAGATACAAGACCTGCCATAAGTAGATTCGGTTCAGGTTCTCATGTTATGGCTTTTATACAAGCTAAACAATTAGGTTGGGAAAGTTCTGCTATTAATTGTGTAGTAGTTAATAATCTTGATACTGCTGCAGAATGTCTAACTAAGGGTGACGCAGATTATTTTATGTGGGAACATTTCACTACTAAACCTTTAGTAGATTCGGGTGTATTTAGAAGGGTAAGTGACTTTCCCACTCCCTGGTCTAGTTTTGTAATTGCGGCAACTACAGATGCTATTAAAACTAAAAAAAATACTCTTGAGGTATTTTTAGAAGTGCTAAATAACAAAACAGTATTATTTAAAGAAATACCAGAAATTGAAGAGCTTCTAGCCAAACGTTATAATCAAAAACTTGAAGATATAAAAGTCTGGATTTCAAAAACTAATTGGTCACAATCACAAATTGAAACCAATGAACTTGAAAATGTACAAGTACATCTTAAAGGTCTCAATATGATCGACAAAGAGCAGGACGTTAATTTTTATTTAACTATCAATTAA
- the ung gene encoding uracil-DNA glycosylase — protein sequence MNVDIHPSWKAVLNPEFEKTYFKSLIDFVKQEYGQHKCYPPGAAIFKAFDLCPFEEVKVVILGQDPYHGVGQAHGLCFSVPEGIAVPPSLINIFKEIATDLNNPIPQSGNLERWAKQGVLLLNATLTVRAHLAGSHQKQGWETFTDHVISVLSQQRQGIVFLLWGGYARKKAKKIDTSKHLVLESGHPSPLSANRGFWFGNRHFSKTNDYLKENDKSQINW from the coding sequence ATGAACGTTGACATACACCCCAGCTGGAAAGCTGTACTCAACCCAGAATTTGAAAAAACGTATTTCAAATCGTTAATAGATTTTGTGAAGCAGGAATACGGCCAGCACAAATGTTATCCTCCCGGAGCAGCCATTTTTAAAGCTTTTGATCTTTGTCCTTTTGAAGAAGTAAAGGTAGTCATACTGGGCCAGGATCCCTATCACGGTGTGGGCCAGGCACACGGTTTGTGTTTTTCGGTACCGGAAGGGATTGCCGTACCGCCTTCGTTAATTAATATATTTAAAGAAATAGCTACAGATCTCAACAATCCCATTCCGCAAAGCGGAAATCTAGAACGATGGGCAAAACAAGGCGTTTTACTTTTAAATGCAACATTGACTGTTAGAGCACATTTGGCAGGTTCACATCAAAAGCAAGGATGGGAAACATTTACAGATCACGTAATCTCTGTGTTGTCCCAGCAGCGGCAGGGAATTGTTTTTCTACTTTGGGGTGGTTATGCAAGAAAAAAGGCTAAAAAAATTGATACGAGCAAACATTTAGTTTTAGAAAGTGGGCATCCTTCTCCCTTGAGTGCAAACCGGGGGTTTTGGTTTGGCAATCGTCACTTTAGTAAAACAAATGACTATTTGAAAGAAAATGACAAGTCTCAAATAAACTGGTAA
- a CDS encoding endonuclease MutS2: MIKIHPKTLADLEFHTVCAQVSELCVTDKGKLKALKLIPQRSFKKTIFALNQTQEYISSDTHETPIPNHGFDALDHELKMLGIEDTTLEVGSFRKIGSLSETANTHLRYFRKFQSYYPTLFKTVEDTEYTTALTDEINTIVDRFGEIKDDASPLLLNTRRSINIVKGKINSSFASALSQYASYGYLDEIRESIVDNVRVLAVTAMHRRKVKGSILGNSKTGSIVYIQPEATQNHQRELNNLQYDEQEEVKRILKGLTDYVRPFSPLLDDYQKLLSTIDVISAKAKYAKKLDGVLPKITQDRELQIKDAYHPLLLINNKKRGQKTFPQDITLDQANRIIVISGPNAGGKSITLKTVGLLQIMLQSGLLIPVHEYSRFCLFEKILTDIGDNQSIENHLSTYSYRLKNMNYFLKKCDENTLFLIDEFGTGSDPELGGALAETFLEVFYERGSYGIITTHYANLKMMANETEAITNANMLFDSRSLEPLYKLHVGEAGSSFTFEVAQKNGIPYSLINRSKKKVERGKIRFDKSIADLQKERSKLAKTTTSLKTKEQEAAKEKQELSKINTKIQEKLESYQELYDSNQRLIYLGQKLNDLSDKFYTNKNKKALIDELFKVVQIENSKRAKQSAKEKRAQKAREDLIKQEAEKKVEVIREKKKEQKQKEIQIEKEQPKVTLKVGDRVRLPDGRAVGTIHNIEKGKAIVDYGMFTTNVDVETLELVQRAKQ; this comes from the coding sequence ATGATAAAAATCCACCCTAAAACACTTGCTGATTTAGAATTTCATACCGTTTGTGCTCAGGTAAGTGAGTTGTGCGTTACAGATAAAGGTAAACTTAAGGCACTTAAGTTAATACCACAAAGAAGCTTTAAGAAGACAATTTTTGCACTTAATCAAACACAGGAGTATATAAGTTCTGATACTCACGAGACGCCTATACCTAATCACGGTTTTGATGCACTTGACCACGAACTCAAAATGCTGGGTATTGAAGATACCACACTTGAAGTGGGTAGTTTTAGAAAAATAGGAAGTTTATCTGAGACGGCTAATACCCATTTAAGATACTTTAGAAAATTTCAGTCCTACTACCCTACACTTTTTAAAACCGTTGAGGATACCGAGTACACTACAGCTTTAACCGATGAGATTAATACAATTGTAGATCGCTTTGGTGAGATTAAAGATGATGCATCACCGTTACTTTTAAATACCAGAAGATCTATTAATATAGTTAAAGGAAAAATCAATAGTAGTTTTGCTTCGGCATTATCACAATATGCATCATACGGATATCTTGATGAGATCCGTGAATCTATTGTCGATAACGTACGTGTACTTGCGGTAACAGCTATGCACAGACGTAAAGTTAAAGGTTCTATTCTGGGAAATTCAAAAACCGGAAGCATTGTTTACATTCAGCCTGAAGCGACTCAAAATCACCAGCGCGAACTTAACAACCTGCAGTACGATGAGCAGGAAGAGGTAAAGCGCATTTTGAAAGGATTAACAGATTATGTAAGGCCATTTAGTCCGCTACTAGATGATTATCAAAAACTGTTAAGCACAATAGATGTGATTTCGGCGAAAGCTAAATACGCAAAAAAACTTGATGGAGTCTTACCAAAAATCACACAAGACCGTGAGCTGCAAATTAAAGATGCTTATCACCCATTACTTCTAATAAATAATAAGAAACGAGGTCAAAAAACCTTTCCGCAGGATATAACATTAGATCAGGCAAACCGCATAATTGTTATAAGTGGTCCTAACGCAGGTGGTAAAAGTATCACACTTAAAACGGTTGGACTGTTACAAATTATGCTGCAAAGCGGGTTGTTAATTCCAGTTCATGAATATTCAAGATTCTGCCTTTTTGAAAAGATTCTTACAGATATAGGTGACAATCAAAGCATAGAAAACCATTTAAGTACCTATAGCTACAGATTAAAAAATATGAACTATTTTCTGAAAAAGTGTGACGAGAATACACTTTTTCTTATTGATGAATTTGGTACCGGTAGTGATCCTGAATTAGGTGGTGCTTTAGCCGAAACCTTCTTAGAAGTATTTTATGAGCGCGGTAGTTATGGTATTATTACAACGCATTATGCAAATTTAAAAATGATGGCTAATGAGACTGAAGCAATCACAAATGCAAATATGCTTTTTGACTCGAGATCTTTAGAGCCACTATATAAATTGCACGTTGGTGAAGCCGGCAGTTCATTTACATTTGAGGTTGCACAAAAAAATGGCATCCCCTATTCCCTTATTAACAGGTCAAAAAAGAAAGTTGAGCGCGGCAAAATACGTTTTGACAAGAGTATTGCAGATTTACAGAAAGAGCGCAGCAAACTTGCTAAAACCACAACATCTTTAAAAACTAAAGAGCAGGAAGCGGCAAAAGAAAAGCAAGAACTTTCTAAAATAAATACAAAAATTCAGGAAAAATTAGAAAGCTATCAGGAGCTTTACGACAGTAATCAGCGTTTAATATACCTTGGCCAAAAATTAAACGACCTCAGCGATAAGTTTTATACAAACAAGAATAAAAAAGCGCTTATTGATGAGTTGTTTAAGGTTGTACAGATCGAAAACTCAAAACGAGCCAAGCAATCTGCAAAAGAAAAACGCGCACAGAAGGCTCGTGAAGATCTCATAAAACAAGAAGCTGAGAAAAAAGTCGAAGTTATACGCGAAAAGAAAAAAGAACAAAAGCAGAAAGAAATTCAAATAGAAAAAGAGCAACCCAAGGTTACTTTAAAAGTAGGCGACCGCGTGCGATTACCAGATGGCAGAGCGGTAGGCACAATTCATAACATAGAAAAAGGCAAAGCAATAGTAGATTATGGGATGTTTACTACAAATGTAGATGTAGAAACACTTGAACTTGTACAACGCGCAAAACAGTAG
- a CDS encoding thiol-disulfide oxidoreductase DCC family protein — MDSKIILFDGVCNLCNGAINFIIKQDSKAVFKFASLQSETGMRLLKKHKIDPQKTDSIILVEEDKVSVKSTAALRISRFLDKGYPLLYGFMIIPGFIRNYVYDFIARNRYKWFGKKESCMIPTPELKSRFLE; from the coding sequence ATGGACTCTAAAATAATTCTTTTTGACGGGGTTTGTAACTTATGTAATGGGGCGATCAATTTTATTATAAAGCAAGATTCAAAAGCTGTTTTTAAATTTGCTTCACTACAGAGTGAAACAGGTATGCGGCTTTTAAAAAAGCACAAAATTGATCCTCAAAAAACAGATTCTATAATTCTCGTAGAAGAAGATAAAGTTTCTGTAAAATCAACTGCGGCACTGCGTATATCTCGATTTTTAGATAAAGGATACCCATTGCTGTATGGCTTTATGATTATTCCCGGCTTTATTAGAAATTACGTTTATGATTTTATTGCCCGCAACAGATATAAGTGGTTTGGCAAAAAAGAAAGCTGTATGATTCCTACACCAGAACTTAAATCGCGTTTCTTAGAATAA
- a CDS encoding mucoidy inhibitor MuiA family protein, translating to MKVIITIFFCLFFCNWSSFATDKPILKQTSKIEKVTVFLQGATIERSASVVIKPGVNELVFNNLSPDILENSIQLRGLEDASILSIAFDLDYLEKKAASAEYEGLKSELDKLLFSKSSIQNKIEGFNRELNLLSQNQRINSDNTDLSIEKVKQISTYYRERSTEIQNTIYTLTRELQDLTQRIDDYRQQMSKLDDSRKETRGEITIKLQSETSKTLNLALSYIIQNAGWFPLYDIRAANTSSPIQLNYKASIYQQSGIDWEDVKLVLSTGDPNTNNFKPNLETKYLNFVSANYRSTGAINRSNLKYNPTIRSVSGILSDNSGAPLPGVNVIQTGTSNGTTTDFDGKYRLTIQPNGGQQLSFSSLGFRDESLPVYASMMNVQLEEDSQSLDEVVVVGYGGDDVSRALSGKATGITIRGNSSLAPEKSYSENVETKQESLTNTRFEIKKRYTIVSNTDITTIEIDTFELPANYQHYAAPELNENVFLTATVTNWEGFDLLQGEANIYFEGSYAGKTAINPLATTDSLEISLGIDPNIIVKREKKDNFKSKSLLGGNRVIAKAFEISVRNTKSSQINLLLEDRIPVSQNKDIKISDQSFGDAKYDEKTGILKWNLELASKASSTKNFSYEVRYPKGYTINL from the coding sequence ATGAAAGTTATAATTACAATTTTTTTCTGCCTCTTTTTTTGTAATTGGAGTTCTTTTGCTACAGATAAGCCTATCTTAAAGCAAACTTCTAAGATTGAAAAGGTAACGGTTTTTTTACAGGGAGCTACTATAGAACGGTCTGCTTCGGTGGTTATTAAACCCGGAGTAAATGAGTTGGTTTTCAATAATCTTTCTCCAGACATTTTGGAAAACAGTATTCAGTTAAGAGGTCTTGAGGATGCCAGTATTCTTTCAATCGCCTTTGATCTTGATTACCTGGAGAAGAAGGCTGCTTCGGCAGAATATGAAGGTTTAAAATCTGAATTAGACAAATTGCTTTTCAGTAAAAGCTCCATTCAAAATAAAATTGAAGGCTTTAACAGAGAGCTAAACTTGCTATCTCAAAATCAGCGAATCAACAGTGACAATACAGATCTTTCTATAGAAAAAGTAAAGCAAATAAGCACATATTATCGGGAACGCAGCACCGAAATTCAAAATACCATCTACACGCTAACCCGGGAGCTTCAGGATTTAACTCAAAGAATAGATGACTACCGTCAGCAAATGTCAAAACTTGATGATTCTCGTAAAGAAACACGTGGAGAGATTACCATCAAGCTTCAAAGTGAAACCTCTAAAACTTTAAACTTAGCGTTATCCTATATCATTCAAAATGCAGGATGGTTTCCTCTTTACGATATACGTGCTGCAAATACTTCAAGCCCCATACAGCTAAATTACAAGGCCAGTATTTATCAACAAAGTGGTATCGACTGGGAAGATGTTAAACTTGTGCTGTCTACAGGTGATCCCAATACCAATAATTTTAAACCCAATCTGGAAACCAAATACCTCAACTTTGTAAGCGCTAATTACCGTAGCACAGGTGCTATAAATCGAAGCAACCTTAAATATAACCCTACCATTCGCAGTGTTTCTGGTATATTAAGTGATAATTCGGGCGCACCACTACCCGGCGTTAATGTTATTCAAACAGGCACATCAAATGGCACAACTACAGACTTTGACGGCAAATACAGATTAACGATACAACCTAATGGCGGCCAGCAACTAAGCTTCTCCTCTCTAGGTTTTAGAGATGAATCTTTACCGGTTTATGCCTCAATGATGAATGTGCAGCTTGAAGAAGACAGTCAATCACTTGATGAAGTTGTAGTGGTAGGTTATGGAGGTGATGATGTTTCTCGTGCATTAAGCGGAAAGGCAACCGGAATTACTATTAGAGGAAACAGCTCACTTGCTCCAGAAAAATCATACAGTGAAAATGTTGAAACTAAACAAGAGAGCTTAACAAATACGCGTTTTGAAATCAAAAAGCGTTATACAATAGTTTCTAATACAGATATAACCACCATTGAAATTGATACGTTTGAGTTACCCGCAAACTACCAACACTATGCAGCTCCAGAACTTAACGAAAATGTTTTTTTAACGGCTACGGTAACAAATTGGGAAGGTTTTGACTTACTACAAGGTGAGGCCAATATTTATTTTGAAGGAAGTTATGCGGGAAAGACAGCTATAAATCCGCTGGCAACTACAGACAGTTTGGAAATCTCACTAGGAATAGACCCTAATATTATCGTGAAGCGTGAGAAAAAGGACAATTTTAAAAGTAAGTCACTTTTAGGAGGTAATCGCGTTATAGCTAAGGCGTTTGAAATTTCGGTACGTAATACTAAAAGCTCTCAAATTAATTTACTGCTAGAAGACCGTATTCCTGTTTCTCAAAATAAAGATATAAAAATATCAGATCAATCCTTTGGTGACGCAAAATATGATGAGAAAACCGGTATTCTCAAATGGAATCTAGAACTTGCTTCTAAAGCTTCTTCTACTAAAAACTTTAGTTATGAAGTGCGTTATCCTAAAGGATATACTATAAACCTATAA
- a CDS encoding lamin tail domain-containing protein, producing MRRILFLFFIGTYVVNAQVGIGTTNPSASAMLEVSSLSSDGSYKGFMPPRVTVVQRDLIRADESDLGLLIFVSDPVASIYGLQVWNGVFWENVHLLQNSIQPTEVAFTSTSRDQIENSGAIDLEFNITNPSLTAPINITISASAYNDLDESLAQVVTIPAATSVFNASSIFRITNDDLVEGNEVINFSITNVSGGSGAPTIGINSSFLLMVIDDDIKVWINEIHYDNIGGDIDERVEIAGSAGVDLTGYSIVHYNGANGAVISTSNITGSIPDQQAGLGTLNINIPLQNDIEGIALVDPLGGVIQFLSYEGVITATAGPANGMTSIQLPLDETIAPEIGFSLQLVGAGNQYSDFIWAAGIANSIGQINLGQIFN from the coding sequence ATGAGAAGAATTTTATTTTTATTTTTTATCGGAACGTATGTTGTAAATGCACAAGTGGGGATTGGTACCACAAATCCTAGTGCATCAGCAATGCTTGAAGTAAGTAGTTTGTCTTCAGATGGAAGCTATAAAGGTTTTATGCCACCCCGAGTTACAGTCGTTCAACGCGATTTAATACGAGCTGATGAAAGTGACCTTGGTTTGCTTATTTTCGTAAGTGATCCTGTGGCTTCTATCTATGGTTTGCAGGTGTGGAATGGTGTTTTCTGGGAAAATGTGCATCTTTTACAAAATTCGATTCAACCTACAGAAGTAGCATTTACTTCTACGAGTAGAGATCAAATTGAAAATTCGGGTGCTATTGATTTAGAATTTAATATTACTAACCCATCACTTACCGCGCCTATAAATATTACCATTTCGGCCTCTGCCTATAATGATTTAGATGAATCTTTAGCACAAGTAGTAACAATTCCTGCAGCGACTTCAGTTTTTAATGCATCTTCGATTTTTAGAATTACTAATGATGATCTTGTAGAAGGTAATGAGGTTATAAACTTTAGCATAACTAACGTAAGTGGAGGTTCTGGAGCGCCTACCATAGGTATAAATTCTAGCTTTTTACTAATGGTAATAGATGATGATATTAAAGTGTGGATTAATGAGATACACTATGATAACATAGGGGGAGATATTGATGAGCGTGTTGAAATTGCAGGTTCTGCAGGAGTAGATCTCACGGGTTATTCTATTGTGCACTACAATGGCGCAAATGGAGCCGTAATTAGCACTTCTAACATTACCGGTAGTATTCCAGACCAGCAAGCAGGTTTGGGTACTTTAAATATTAATATACCGTTACAAAATGATATTGAAGGAATAGCTCTGGTAGACCCTTTAGGAGGTGTTATTCAATTTTTAAGTTATGAAGGTGTCATAACTGCGACGGCAGGACCGGCAAATGGTATGACATCTATTCAGTTACCTTTAGATGAAACCATTGCTCCAGAAATAGGTTTTTCACTACAGTTAGTAGGTGCTGGTAATCAATACTCAGATTTTATTTGGGCAGCAGGAATCGCTAATTCCATTGGTCAAATTAATTTAGGTCAAATATTCAACTAA
- a CDS encoding dicarboxylate/amino acid:cation symporter yields the protein MKNLALHWKIIIGLVLGIIWALISSQMGWSQFTIDWIAPFGKIFINLLKLIAVPLVLFSIISGVANLGDPASLGRMGGKTLLAYLITTVLAVSLGLLLVNVIEPGKLVDEQSRIDNRISYEIWAADEGYVIKDGVNYLQDPEFMERAREISNLSHSQLKDAAVDDKMKTADATKNAGPLQPLVDIVPDNFFNSLADNGLMLQVIFFGLFFGVSMLFIDPKKSAPVTRAVDGIMEIFLKMVDLTMQAAPFFVFALLAGVVSQMAGNDIGKVVEIFKGLSWYSLTVVLGLALMIFVIYPLIFKIFVRKVSYFGFFKAMGPAQTLAFSTSSSAATLPVTMECVEDNLGVDKKVTSFVLPIGATVNMDGTCLYQAVAVVFLAQLHMIDLTLGQQLTIVLTATLASIGSAAVPSAGLVMLIIVLESVGLNPAWIGIIFPVDRILDMCRTVVNVTGDATVSSVIAKGEGLFNYNPHKKPDEAFDIEE from the coding sequence ATGAAAAACTTAGCATTGCATTGGAAGATTATTATTGGTCTTGTCCTGGGTATTATCTGGGCTTTAATCTCGAGTCAAATGGGATGGAGCCAGTTTACCATAGACTGGATCGCTCCCTTTGGAAAAATCTTCATTAACCTTTTAAAGTTAATTGCTGTTCCTCTTGTGCTTTTTTCAATAATAAGCGGTGTAGCAAATTTAGGAGATCCTGCTAGTCTAGGAAGAATGGGTGGGAAGACCCTTCTCGCTTACTTAATTACTACCGTGTTAGCCGTAAGTTTAGGTCTGCTTCTTGTTAATGTAATAGAACCCGGTAAGCTTGTTGATGAGCAGAGCCGTATCGATAACCGTATTAGTTATGAGATTTGGGCTGCAGATGAAGGTTACGTCATTAAAGACGGAGTTAATTACTTGCAGGATCCTGAGTTTATGGAACGTGCTAGAGAGATTTCAAATTTATCACATAGCCAACTTAAAGATGCTGCAGTAGATGATAAAATGAAAACTGCAGATGCTACTAAAAATGCAGGTCCGCTTCAACCCCTTGTAGATATTGTACCCGATAACTTTTTTAATTCTCTTGCGGATAATGGATTAATGTTACAGGTTATTTTCTTCGGTTTATTTTTTGGAGTAAGTATGTTATTTATAGATCCTAAAAAGTCAGCTCCGGTTACGCGTGCTGTAGATGGGATTATGGAAATATTTTTAAAAATGGTAGACTTGACTATGCAGGCAGCGCCATTTTTTGTTTTCGCTTTACTGGCAGGTGTTGTGAGTCAGATGGCGGGTAATGATATAGGTAAAGTTGTTGAGATTTTTAAAGGATTGAGCTGGTATTCATTAACCGTAGTACTTGGTTTAGCACTTATGATCTTTGTGATCTACCCACTTATATTTAAAATATTTGTTAGAAAGGTTTCTTATTTCGGATTTTTTAAAGCTATGGGACCTGCACAAACACTGGCATTCTCTACATCGAGTAGTGCAGCAACGCTTCCCGTAACTATGGAGTGTGTAGAGGATAATCTGGGAGTTGATAAAAAAGTAACCAGTTTTGTACTGCCTATAGGTGCGACCGTTAATATGGATGGTACCTGTCTTTATCAGGCTGTGGCAGTAGTGTTTCTAGCTCAACTTCATATGATAGATTTAACTTTAGGGCAGCAGCTTACTATAGTGTTGACCGCTACACTTGCATCAATAGGTTCTGCGGCGGTACCCAGCGCAGGTCTGGTAATGCTAATTATAGTTTTAGAATCTGTAGGTTTAAACCCAGCGTGGATAGGTATTATTTTTCCTGTAGATCGTATACTAGATATGTGTAGAACTGTAGTTAACGTTACGGGTGATGCAACGGTCTCTTCAGTGATCGCAAAAGGGGAAGGTCTGTTTAACTACAATCCTCATAAAAAGCCTGATGAAGCTTTTGATATTGAAGAATAA